One part of the Ochotona princeps isolate mOchPri1 chromosome 3, mOchPri1.hap1, whole genome shotgun sequence genome encodes these proteins:
- the LOC101526516 gene encoding olfactory receptor 5K1: MPEENYTMKNEFILTGFKDHPELTTPLFVVFFVIYLITMVGNLSLLLLISKEQCLHTPMYIFLGSLALVDSCCASAITPKMLKNFISKNTMISLYECMAQFYFLCTVETADCFLLAAMAYDRYVAICNPLQYHTRMSKKLCIQMTIGAFIAGNLHSMIHVGLLFRLAFCASNHVNHFYCDIIPLYRLSCVDPYINELVLFIFSGSIQVFTIGSVLISYLFILCTIVKMKSKEGRLKAFSTCASHFLSVSLFYGSLFFMYIRPNLLEEGDKDIPAGVLFTIIVPLLNPFIYSLRNKEVISALRKILIKNNLKKV; encoded by the coding sequence ATGCCTGAAGAAAACTATACCATGAAAAATGAGTTTATCCTCACAGGATTTAAAGATCACCCAGAGCTGACAACTCCGCTGTTTGTGGTGTTCTTTGTCATCTATCTGATCACCATGGTGGGCAATCTTAGTCTGCTGTTACTCATCTCAAAGGAGCAGTGTCTTCATACACCCATGTACATCTTTCTGGGCAGCCTGGCTCTTGTGGATTCCTGCTGTGCCTCTGCAATCACTCCAAAGATGTTGAAGAATTTCATTTCCAAGAACACAATGATATCCCTTTATGAATGTATggcacaattttattttctttgcactGTTGAAACTGCGGACTGCTTTCTACTGGCCGcgatggcctatgaccgctatgtAGCCATATGCAATCCACTACAGTACCACACCAGGATGTCAAAGAAACTTTGCATTCAGATGACCATAGGTGCCTTCATAGCTGGAAACTTACATTCTATGATTCACGTAGGGCTTCTATTTAGGTTAGCATTCTGTGCATCTAATCACGTTAACCACTTTTATTGTGATATCATTCCTTTGTACAGGCTCTCCTGTGTGGATCCCTATATCAATGAACTGGTGTTATTCATCTTTTCAGGCTCAATTCAGGTCTTCACAATAGGTAGTGTCTTAATTTCGTACCTCTTCATTCTTTGCACTATTGTCAAAATGAAATCTAAAGagggaaggctcaaagccttttCCACTTGTGCTTCGCactttttgtctgtttcattGTTCTATGGCTCTCTTTTCTTCATGTACATTAGGCCCAATTTGCTTGaagaaggagacaaagatatACCAGCAGGTGTTTTGTTTACAATAATTGTTCCCTTACTAAATCCTTTCATTTACAGCTTAAGAAATAAGGAAGTAATAAGTGCCTTGAGAaaaattctgataaaaaataatctcaaaaaaGTTTGA